tgccggcttgagccatcaaCAGACAGTGTTGTCTagatcaacactgccggcttgagccatgaaccaacagtgtaggcttgctcaacactgttggcttgagccaagaaccgacactcttgaagcaaccatcactatcggttgggcctacaaaccggcagtgttgttcaactagacactgtcgggtggagccagaaaccgacactgtttcctgcagatcagtgtcggtttttaagaaccgacagtgatgtcaacccctcatcactgccggtatgccacagTTGGTTCAAAATTcggcagtgaagggggtttttgaaccgatagtgatgtccagatctagggTAGTGGTCCATCTCTTCGCCTCTTCTACAActataaaaattatgaaacaaatatcGTCTGCCAAGCTACCTTCGCTTCAACCCCAAGTAAGCTACGCCCGGCCTTGTCTCATCCTTTTCCCCAGGACCGGTCCGCTCAGCTTTGTAAAATGAAGAAGGCAAAAGTCTCTTGGGTGAAACAGAAACCTCAGAATCCTCGTGAACCCGGCCCCGACCGATGCCCCACCCTACCCCTAACATCGACGCCGCCATGCCTCCTCCACACCCTGCACCGGTGCCTCCCAGTCCTCCCAGCTGACGTTGACGGCCTGCCCTTGCCCCTTCATGCTGCTAACCTCTTCCCTCCGCCATCCCTCATCCCACATCCCGCTGCTGCTGCTTCACGTCGCCACCGGCGCAGGCCAGGTGCTAAGGTCTTCGTAGGTTCCCTCACCAGGTCTTCACTGGTcccttcaccggcgacgagcaccccATGTCGCCGTCGTGGTCCATGACTCCAGCGCTCTCGTCCCGCCTTGCCACTGCCCGCCTGCTAACACTGCCGCCATCGCATGCCCATGCAGCCGCGCTCGTCGTCCAACAGATGCAGCTCGCCATGTGTGTCCTAGTGATTTCTGACCGCTGTGTACCTATATTTCTTTGTCTTTGGATATGCAGTGAAGGTGAATGGATTTGTTTGCAAGGACACCATGGCCGTGAACGCAGATGACTTTTTTAAGGCAGCAAACCTTGACAAGCCTAGGGACACAATGAAAAGCAAGGTCGGATCCAATGTCACGTTGATCAATGTCATGCAGTTGCCTGGACTCAACACCTTGGGCATCCGGTTGGCTCGCATTGACTATGCACCATTAGGTCAAAATCCACCACACACCCACACACGTGCCACAGAGATTCTCACCGTGCTTGAGGGTACACTCTATGTTGGATTTGTCACCTCCAACACAGACAACGGTAACAAGCTATTGGCCAAGGTTCTCAACAAGGGTGACGTGTTTGTATTCCCCCAAGGGCTCATCCACTTCCAATTCAATCCGGTCCATGACAAGCTAGCAGTCGTGATCGCGGCACTAAGTAGCCAGAACCCTGGGGCTATTACTATTGCCAACGCAGTCTTTGGATCAAAGCTACCGAATGATGTCTTGGCCAAGGCCTTCCAGGTACAAAAGGGGACAATTGATTGGCTTCAGGCTTAGTTCTGGGAGAACAACCACAACTAAATAAATCGGACTCACCTTCATTGTACGATGATAGGTTTATATGCATTTTGCATACTCTTGTGTATTCAGTTACGACATGCTACAGACAACATATAATAGAATAAATGGAAAGTATTTGTAACTAATCATTATTTTTGTGTCTGCTGCAAGCTATACCACCATGTTCTTTTCAAATATTTGAATTGAAGTACGTGTGGATCCTACATAATTTATTGCCGTTACATAAACAGTATTTCTGGACGGTAACTTGGAGATGAATATTGCATGGAGCCCTCCAAATTACTAAGCTAAACTAAACTATCAACCGGTAGATCAGCTAAGATTAAATTAATCAACCCAGTAGGCCATGGAGCCACACGTCCAGTGTGTTCCACTAGATGCATATAGTAACAGAATTCAAGTATCATACGTGGTCACATCCAATTCCAACAATGTAAAGACTAGTTAAATTCACTTTACAAATGCAACACAAAAGTTCACACACATCAGAAGTCTAACATTCCAAACACGGTAGTTTAAGGCATTATGCCCAAACAGCATGAAGGAGACACCTTAATTAGTTAAATGAAATTAAAACATGTCAGTAACGTAAGATTAGTGACAAGGGTAAACAGAGCACGTCACTAATTAGTTGTCACTCATGGCCGAAAAGCAAATCCTTGTATTTCTTAGATCCATTCTTGTTTGTGTAAGCTCTCCTTGTAACTAATTTTTTTAAGAATTCAACGGCTGAAATGGATGAAACATGAACGATGTATATAGGACCATAGTAGGATTCTACTTTATTGTAATTTGTAATCCaagatcactactacagaaaagatTTAGCAAGGAGGTGCCATTTTATTATCCGAGGCGGGCGGGATGGGCGACCACCTCCGTTAATCGGTGGCAGGGCCGCCGCCTAAGCGCCCGCCTCGATTAaggattaatggaggcgggcagcATTGGGCGTCCACCTCCGTTAATGCTAGATAAGGTGACCACCTCCGTTAATCTATTAACCGAAGCGGACAACTTAAGATGTCTGCCGTTAATCGATTATTTTCGGAGGTGGGCGTCTTAAGATGTCCGCATCGGTTAATGATTACAACAAaaaaaaatttcataacttttttatatgaactcagatgaagacaaactttatttcAAAATTGTAGCTTTCGACGtggtctacaactttgtagttgaaaagtttttaattAAAACTGTTTATGGTCTCAAAATATTGTTGTCTGTGcacagattttaaaatttaaaattatcaaacgatctcgatgttgacatggtctatatgGAAGTTATAGTTTTCaatatgatctacaactttattttatttgaagtcatttagtgtcCAAAATATGTGTTCTATGTTtgtagattttgaaattcaaaatttcgaATTCCTAAATGATCTCGAATGCTCACATAgttaatatcaaagttgtagtggcCCACCTGAGCTACATTTTTGATGTTGACAAGTTTTTATTTTAAATTGTTTAAAGTATTAAATATTTGTTTTAGATTCACATATTTTGAGATTcagttttttgaatttttcaaacaatcTCGGATGGAGATACatcttataccaaagttgtagtacatgataagatttaaaactttgtagttcaaagtttttttcatttgagttcatttagtagccaaaatatccaatataagactacgaaatattgatataaaactgtaacatattatatatagacTTTCTGAGCGTGAGGTGCAGTGGCAGAGACGTGATAGTGTTGAGCGTCAAGTCGTGGGTTCGACTATTCAAAGTTacaagtttttttgtttttttttcttattttctgGAGAACATTAATGGAGGAgggcatcttagactagcatgtTAAGATGTCCATGTCGGTTAATGGGTCGATTAACTGAGGTGGGCGAAGCAACCGCCTCCATATGTCTCCATTAACGgtgacctttgattggaggcggttgcGATGCCTGCCTCCATTAAGCATTGTGTAGTAGTGGATGTGTTTAGCCAAAACGCTCAATGATGAGATCCACATCAGTGTCGGAACGGAGGTGGGAATAGTCATGCATCATGTTATAAAGGAGCTGGAATAGAATGGAGTTCGCAGCAACAGAAGACGGTATCCTGTTGAGCACATAAGTGACAATAGCTAATCACTCAGCCCAATAGAACGGAGGCATGAGTTAGTAAGGCTTATACCAGTTCGTCCCTGCCTTTTGGTACCTACGGAAGCATTCCACTCAATTAATTCATGTACCTTACCTTCCGAAAAAATGGTGACCTTGTAAACATTGGAAACTTGAATCTGCTATGACTCAAGTGGTCACGAATGACGACATGGAGATTGATAAATACTTATAGCAACAATAGAAGACGGTCTTctgactactagagaacagactttagaacgatgtcccaatttggcattagcctcggtattttttgccCCTGGgcctaaaggaccctttagtcccggttcgtaataccaaccgggactaaacgtccctgcccaacggtcgtccgcggggcagggatctttagtcccggattgggtgatgccccgggaataaagattaatctttagtcccggtttggccccctaaccgggactaattatcccggcctataatccagctcatttcttcctccccgagcccgagccattccattcaaactcactgcctctattattcagcttgctgttgttcttgctctctccccctccattggtgttgctcttcgattttggaggtaacaaacttaatcctcttatgttttatcagtagcttgtctcattttacgatgtagatgcatgtgtaactttatatgttggactttattatgattttataggtcatttttagctcaaaatcacatgatgatttgcatatatgtttggataaacaaaagttaaattagttcatcaaaatcacgcctcgctcgtcctcgctggagcacgcgccatcctcgtccccggcggcttacgtgatcttagaattaatttttccatgaaatgaaaaactttgaaaatagttagaaaattgtagaaaatccatactagttgaccttgcggACCGTATTCaactcggccaacatgttctctgctgagcagtaacggacgtcaaggaggagctttgattctacgagggagagcggcaatggtcgtggaagaccgtgttccctttctcgtagaatcagagctcttccttggccaagtacggtgccgtccggtggagaaatgctggccgagatgatcacgtaagcaaggtcaactagtacggatggttatttattgaaatatgtttttgagctataatttgatggatatttgataacttcagacctacaaatgtcatctacaaatattactatcctcggcaacctaaacgcctgcgagctcgccgatactgagcaggtcacttagaattattttttccatgaaatgaaatacttagaaatcatgccttttattttttagaattaatttttccataaaataaaaaacttagaaaatagttagaaaattatagaaaatccatactaattgaacttgcggaccgtgttcagctcggcaagcatgttctttgtcgagcggtaacggacgtcaaggaggagctttgattctacgagggagagcggcaacggtcgtggaagaccgtattcccttcctcgtagaattagagctcttccttggccaagtacggtgccgtccgatggagaaatgcttgccgagatgatcacgtaagcaatgtcaactagtacggatggttatttattgaaacatgtttttgagctataatttgatgaatatttgataacttcagacctacaaatgtcatctacaaatgttactatcctcagcAACCTAAACgctcgcgagctcgccgatatcgagcaggtcacttagaattattttttccatgaaatgaaatacttagaaatcatgccttttattttttagaattaatttttccatgaaatgaaaaacttagaaaatagttagaaaattgtagaaaatccgtactaattgaacttgcggaccgtgttcagctcggcaagcatgttctctatcgagcggtaacggatgtcaaggaggagctttgattctacgagggagagcggcaacggtcgtggaagaccatattcccttcctcgtagaattggagctcttccttggccaagtacggtgccgtccggtggagaaatgcttgccgagatgatcacgtaagcaatgtcaactagtacggatggttatttattgaaacatgtttttgagctataatttgatggatatttgataacttcagacctacaaatgtcatctacaaatgttactatcctcggcaacctaaacgcccgcgagctcgccgatatcgagcaggtcacttagaattatttttccatgaaatgaaatacttagaaatcatgccttttattttttagaattaaattttccatgaaatgaaaaacttagaaaatagttagaaaattatagaaaatccatactagttgaacttgtggaccgtgttcatctcggcgagcatgttctctgccgagcggtaacggacgttaaggaggagctttgattctacgagggggagcggcaacggtcgtggaagaccgtgttcccttcctcgtagaatcggagctctttcttggccaagtacggtgtcgtctggtggagaaatgctcgccgagatgatcacgtaagcaaggtcaaccagtacggatggttatttattaaaacatgtgaaatccgtactagtttttttaaatatatcattttagaaaatgtgaaatttacactagtttgcaaaaataagtatagaaagtagatgacaactggtaccggatcctcggcctctcgttcggttgcgaaaccactgaggccagaactccctctcattatctgcggcaagtgtaagcagaagattgtgatggagtaccgagtcaagagacagggacccaacaagggtcatgttttctacaagtgcccagatcgcaatgtgagtttcttacgcattttattattatggctaattgacctgcttttcttgaatatttttgactaaatattttttggctttaatttcaatgggagggcaatggatgcgatggttggtactgggaggaagattatgctacatacgtgcagaatttgggtgcgcttgaggtagcggctgctgatgatgaggcagtgagccagcaggagaagcttattgatattcaacagaagaatgatttgtctgttttagttgcgtacgatcgcgaaataattatgttactgaagtgcattgtagttttagtttgtttagtgatagttgggattgcttacgttgtagccaggcttagttaattaatcaaccatgtgtgtgtgtcatctatgttgtgtaataaaatacttaattatgttcaaggttttcataatttcacaagtgtgtgacatagttttagaaagtctatgagattcaataatttgtgactagtgtttgataaaactttctcaaatgggaaaatgagctatgtaacaattgtagatcttgctgagatgatcaaacttggtattcagagatttttcatctgaggtcatttagtgtctcatttgagcaagtttgaccaaatcaaatttggtcaaatgagaaaacaacactttgactctagtattatgaactctaaatgacttcaaattgaaaagttttgaatactaagtttgttaaaatcatccagatctacaattgttgttttggtcaactttccatttgagatagtttgcatggttcaaatttgtgatttttaaattttgacgcctacaaactaattttcggaaccctagattgtctccaattgaaaagttttgaataccaagtttgttcagctcatcaagatatacaatccttatataggccattttttcatttgagaaagtttgaacaaaatgtagttcaaatttcacaagtgtgtgacatagttttagaaagtctatatgagaatcaagaatttgtgactactgtttgataaaactttctcaaatgggaaaatgagctatgtaacaattgtagatcttattgagatgatcaaacttggtattcagagatttttcatctgaggtcatttagtgtctcatttgagcaagtttgaccaagtcaaatttggtcaaatgaaaaaacaacactttgactctagtattctaaactctaaatgacttcaaattgaaaagttttgagtaccaagtttattaaattcatcaagatctacaattgttgttttggtcaactttccatttgagatagtttggatggttcaaatttgtgatttttaaattttgacgcctacaaactagttttcggaaccctagattgtctccaattgaaaagttttgaatactaagtttgttcagctcatcaagatatacaatccttatataggccattttttcatttgagaaagtttgaacaaaatgtagttcaaatttcacaagtgtgtgacatagttttagaaagtctgagATTCAataatttatgactagtgtttgataaaactttctcaaatggaaaaatgagctatgtaacaattatagatcttgctgagatgatcaaacttggtattcagagatttttcatctgaggtcatttagtgtctcatttgagcagctcatcaagatctacaatccttaatgaaaaaacaacactttggcgggctgcaaaaattttaggccttcagtcctggcccaggccaggaaccgggactaaagggtgggtggaattgcccgcccaaaaatacctttagtcccggctggtaacaccaactgggactaaagatcctttagtcccggctggtaagccgagccgggactaaagggttggacctttagtcccggttcggcttaccagccgggactaaaggatctttagttccggttgatgttacaagccgggactaaagggtcccggcctatatatatcaatcGGTTCATCTTCTTCTTTTCGATCTACaatcgatctcgtcgtctctgtcGCACCCGCGCGCGCCGCCGTTGTCGTCTACCCTTGCCCGGCCTCgatcgtcgtctctgccgcgcccgcgctGCCGTCGTCGTCGAGCCCTGCCCGGAGGCCGTCAAGTCTCCACCGTAtgtcgtcctcgcgcggctctgctcggccccatggccggccagcacgcccagccgccatgcatgcatggccatgcatCCATAGCatgttttagatagttttttagatactttttagatagttttttagatagttttttaggtagtgtttgatatatatgttagatttaaatgtattaaaatttaattagtagtttattcttagtttttagatagtttttgatatatgttaattagatttaaatgtattaaaatttaattagtactttatttatatagttttttagatagtttttattatagtttttgatatatttagtaattattattctatctctctctctatatgtgttagatttaattttgatttagtaaaattctatctatgtatatatgttaggtttaattagatttagtaattaattctatctagagattctatatgtatacatatatatgtacttaattatttctatgtgtatatatacatgtacttaattatttccatgtgttgagagagagagaaaattgtatctagagagacattctatgtgttatcacatgcatatctagagatatatacatatgcacttattctatgtattgagagagagagagaaaattgtatcattctatatgtatatatatatgtacttatttccatgttttttggatcgaaagtgttttttattcgattccaaagcctataccttactattgtttatccttatg
This DNA window, taken from Miscanthus floridulus cultivar M001 chromosome 13, ASM1932011v1, whole genome shotgun sequence, encodes the following:
- the LOC136502243 gene encoding germin-like protein 12-2, with the protein product MVLATYFLLVFFEYWSLSQAIASDPSPLQDICVADIHSPVKVNGFVCKDTMAVNADDFFKAANLDKPRDTMKSKVGSNVTLINVMQLPGLNTLGIRLARIDYAPLGQNPPHTHTRATEILTVLEGTLYVGFVTSNTDNGNKLLAKVLNKGDVFVFPQGLIHFQFNPVHDKLAVVIAALSSQNPGAITIANAVFGSKLPNDVLAKAFQVQKGTIDWLQA